A section of the Dyella terrae genome encodes:
- a CDS encoding non-ribosomal peptide synthetase — protein sequence MSPNTNPVGTPAAVAVEYDPFAGAAIERVLPTLATQREIWLAASLEPSASLAYNESVTLRLWGALNVTALQAAVQGVADRHEVLRATVSADGDELYIAARTELPCPLTDIAALDADARDNAVAQLLEMVVNTPFDLQNGPLVNAQLLKLAEDEHLLVLTAHHIVCDGWSFGVLVNDLAALYRQALGQGEAPAPADAFADFALAEANRPNTDAGKSAEAYWVQRFAGTHPSLDLPTDRLRPRRRGFASERQDRVLDAGLITDLKRMGASRGASLYATLLTGFGLLLQRLSGQDEVVIGIPVAGQAQDGFQSLVGHCVNVLPLRVGIDREAPFATALGSVRGDLLDAFDHSQYTLGSLLARLALPRDPSRLPLVSVLFNLDQALDNSTVSFPGLRFEFAGVPRAYENFELFVNAVQVDGGIRLECQYNSELFRADTIRSWLDAYETLLRSAQAQPEAAAQALNLVSAEAATALDALQPAPTPYPENQLAHEYFEQQVDHDPERVAVIHRGVATNYQQLEDRANRIAHTLRARGICRGALVGISLKRGMDMVAAVLGAFKAGAGYVPLDPCFPADRLAFMAQDAKLAALIVDDGVPASFHYPAERVLSLSRDAEEIAAASASRLPRDSNAATPDDVAYLIFTSGSTGRPKGVRVPHRTTSNFLTTMQRVPGIAASDRLVAVTTLSFDIAFMELMLPLSVGAILVVADHDDVRDGAALRTLVESSKASMMQATPAGWRILVESGWQGHAHFRAVSGGEPLQVDLAEALLERCGEVWNGYGPTETTVYSTYWRVHHPRAGIYIGKPVGNTTVHVLDELGAPVPLGMPGEMVIGGAGVALGYLNRPELTAERFIADPWSNQPGARMYRTGDRGRWLANGQLEHMGRLDFQVKVRGYRIELGEIEAVLTDAPDVGRAVVLAREDRPGDVRLVAYVVTRSGEPMNEDALKATLKERLPEYMLPQHLMQLTSVPQLPNGKIDRKQLPAPSVATVADRGERISPRNDSERRVADAMETVLALPGLDVRDNFFALGGHSLLAAQLTARLNRAFGITLSFRTLFDAPTIAELAAAIDAQQASGDAVATAPIDRRADQTRAPLSLMQQRLWSLEEMQPGRVTYNAPSAHRLTGAMDEAAFERALHELMQRQPSMRTAMRRTPDGVEQVVHDDVPMSLFPAEDLRHLPDGERTDVLMRRLQELTDTPFELTRAPLFSAHMFRTTDDEHVFFFMPHHIIWDGWSFDILYEELSALYRAFAAGDASPLAPLPVSYGDFAQWHAQWLEGPAFDKQLAFWRERLGSVAETRALPSDHPRRPGMSGVGRTEWIRTDKALTDALHAVGKQVDATLNMTLLALYYVLLSGMDGQRELVVGTPVRGRNQTEVESVMGYFNNLLPLHVTVDPSRSFLDTIRQVKALAIESFGYPDVPLEYLQRELRTGHGNGAVLYQALFSFQDARQRIVDWGGLQHEQILLFQSGATEDLGLWFLENNKGMVGGVTYNADILETATAQWLRDRYVDLMARVAADPQLTVAKLHGNGAEELSSLRRSYQPKATAPRPAARANSDAPLTPSQQQLADLWKEMLELDRVRASDNFFDVGGHSLLAVDMAARVQRETGVSLNLLDIANGTLATLAMELDNAPAEAPRAKGVVGKLRGLFGKH from the coding sequence ATGAGTCCGAATACGAATCCCGTGGGCACCCCCGCCGCCGTCGCGGTCGAGTACGACCCGTTTGCCGGTGCCGCCATCGAGCGCGTGCTGCCCACCCTGGCGACGCAGCGTGAGATCTGGCTGGCCGCATCGCTCGAACCGTCTGCATCGCTCGCCTACAACGAATCGGTGACGCTGCGTCTCTGGGGCGCGCTGAACGTGACCGCGCTGCAAGCAGCGGTTCAGGGCGTGGCCGATCGCCACGAGGTGCTGCGTGCCACCGTGAGCGCCGACGGCGACGAGCTCTACATTGCCGCGCGCACGGAGCTGCCCTGCCCGCTCACCGACATCGCCGCGCTGGACGCAGATGCGCGTGACAACGCTGTCGCGCAGCTACTGGAGATGGTCGTCAACACGCCTTTCGACCTGCAGAACGGCCCGCTGGTGAACGCACAGCTGCTCAAGCTGGCCGAAGACGAGCACCTGCTGGTGCTGACGGCCCACCACATCGTGTGCGACGGCTGGTCCTTCGGTGTGCTGGTCAACGATCTGGCGGCGCTTTATCGCCAGGCGCTGGGCCAGGGTGAAGCACCCGCACCAGCCGATGCCTTCGCCGACTTCGCGCTCGCCGAAGCCAACCGCCCCAACACCGACGCGGGCAAGTCCGCAGAGGCCTATTGGGTACAGCGCTTCGCCGGCACGCACCCTTCGCTGGACTTGCCAACCGACCGTCTGCGCCCGCGCCGTCGCGGCTTCGCCTCCGAGCGCCAGGACCGCGTACTCGACGCCGGGCTGATCACGGACCTCAAGCGCATGGGCGCCTCGCGCGGCGCCAGCCTCTACGCGACCTTGCTCACCGGCTTCGGCCTGCTGCTGCAACGGCTGAGCGGCCAGGACGAAGTAGTCATCGGTATTCCGGTGGCGGGACAGGCGCAGGACGGGTTTCAGTCGCTGGTCGGCCATTGCGTGAACGTGTTGCCGCTGCGCGTGGGTATTGATCGCGAAGCCCCCTTTGCGACAGCGCTGGGCTCGGTCCGCGGCGACTTGCTGGATGCCTTCGATCACTCGCAGTACACCCTGGGCAGCCTCCTCGCCCGCCTTGCGCTGCCGCGCGACCCCAGCCGCCTGCCGCTGGTGAGCGTGCTGTTCAACCTGGATCAGGCGCTGGACAACAGCACGGTGTCCTTCCCCGGCCTGCGCTTCGAATTTGCCGGCGTGCCGCGTGCGTACGAGAACTTCGAACTGTTCGTCAACGCCGTGCAGGTCGATGGCGGCATTCGCCTGGAATGCCAGTACAACAGCGAGCTGTTCCGCGCCGATACCATCCGCAGCTGGCTGGATGCGTACGAGACACTGCTGCGCAGCGCGCAGGCACAACCGGAGGCAGCCGCCCAGGCGCTGAACCTGGTGTCCGCCGAAGCCGCCACGGCGCTCGATGCGCTGCAGCCGGCGCCGACGCCGTATCCGGAAAACCAGCTCGCCCACGAATACTTCGAACAGCAGGTCGATCACGACCCCGAGCGGGTCGCGGTGATCCATCGTGGCGTCGCCACCAACTACCAGCAGCTGGAAGACCGTGCCAACCGCATCGCGCATACCTTGCGCGCGCGCGGCATTTGCCGCGGCGCCCTGGTCGGCATATCGCTCAAGCGCGGCATGGACATGGTCGCCGCCGTACTGGGCGCGTTCAAGGCGGGCGCGGGCTATGTGCCGCTCGATCCGTGCTTTCCGGCTGACCGCCTCGCGTTCATGGCGCAGGACGCCAAGCTCGCCGCGCTGATCGTCGACGACGGCGTGCCGGCGTCCTTCCACTATCCCGCGGAGCGCGTGCTGTCCCTGTCGCGCGACGCTGAAGAAATCGCCGCGGCCAGCGCCTCGCGCCTGCCGCGCGACAGCAATGCCGCCACGCCGGATGACGTGGCGTATCTGATCTTTACTTCCGGTTCCACCGGCCGGCCGAAGGGCGTGCGCGTGCCTCATCGCACAACCTCCAACTTCCTCACCACCATGCAGCGTGTGCCCGGTATCGCCGCGAGTGATCGCCTCGTCGCCGTGACCACGCTGTCGTTCGACATCGCCTTCATGGAACTCATGCTTCCCCTCAGCGTGGGTGCCATTCTGGTGGTGGCCGATCACGACGATGTGCGCGATGGCGCCGCATTGCGCACCTTGGTGGAGAGCAGCAAGGCCAGCATGATGCAGGCCACGCCCGCCGGCTGGCGGATCCTGGTGGAATCGGGTTGGCAGGGACACGCGCACTTCCGTGCCGTGTCCGGCGGTGAGCCTTTGCAGGTCGACCTGGCCGAAGCCCTGCTCGAACGCTGTGGCGAAGTCTGGAATGGCTACGGCCCCACCGAAACGACGGTTTATTCGACCTACTGGCGCGTGCACCATCCGCGCGCCGGCATCTACATCGGCAAGCCCGTCGGCAACACCACCGTGCACGTGCTCGATGAGCTGGGCGCTCCGGTGCCGCTGGGTATGCCGGGTGAAATGGTCATCGGCGGTGCCGGCGTCGCGCTGGGCTATCTCAACCGTCCGGAACTCACCGCCGAACGCTTCATCGCGGACCCATGGTCGAACCAGCCCGGTGCACGCATGTACCGCACCGGCGACCGTGGACGCTGGCTGGCCAATGGCCAGCTCGAACACATGGGACGCCTGGATTTCCAGGTGAAGGTGCGCGGTTATCGCATCGAGCTGGGCGAGATCGAAGCGGTGCTGACGGATGCGCCAGATGTCGGTCGTGCCGTGGTGCTGGCGCGCGAGGATCGTCCCGGTGACGTGCGCCTCGTGGCCTACGTGGTGACCCGGTCGGGCGAGCCCATGAACGAGGACGCGCTCAAGGCGACGCTCAAGGAGCGCCTGCCCGAGTACATGCTGCCGCAGCACCTGATGCAGCTGACCTCCGTCCCGCAGTTGCCGAACGGCAAGATCGATCGCAAGCAGCTCCCGGCACCGTCCGTCGCCACGGTCGCCGATCGCGGCGAGCGCATCAGCCCGCGCAACGACAGCGAGCGCCGAGTCGCCGACGCCATGGAAACCGTGCTGGCCCTGCCCGGCCTCGACGTCCGCGACAACTTCTTCGCGCTCGGCGGCCATTCGCTGCTGGCCGCGCAGCTGACCGCGCGACTCAATCGGGCGTTCGGCATCACGCTCTCTTTCCGCACCCTGTTCGATGCGCCGACCATCGCCGAACTCGCTGCCGCCATCGATGCCCAGCAGGCCAGCGGTGACGCCGTAGCGACCGCGCCGATCGACCGCCGCGCCGACCAGACCCGTGCCCCGCTGTCACTGATGCAGCAACGCCTGTGGTCGCTGGAAGAAATGCAGCCCGGTCGCGTCACCTACAACGCGCCGTCAGCCCATCGCCTCACCGGCGCCATGGACGAAGCCGCCTTCGAGCGCGCCCTGCATGAACTCATGCAGCGCCAGCCGAGCATGCGCACGGCCATGCGCCGGACGCCGGACGGCGTCGAACAGGTGGTCCACGACGACGTGCCGATGTCGCTGTTCCCGGCTGAAGACCTGCGCCACCTGCCCGACGGCGAACGCACCGACGTGCTGATGCGTCGGCTGCAGGAGCTGACCGACACCCCGTTCGAACTCACGCGCGCGCCGCTGTTCAGCGCCCACATGTTCCGCACCACGGACGACGAGCATGTGTTCTTCTTCATGCCGCATCACATCATCTGGGACGGCTGGTCCTTCGACATCCTGTACGAAGAACTCTCGGCGCTGTATCGCGCCTTCGCCGCCGGCGACGCGTCGCCGCTGGCACCGCTGCCGGTAAGTTATGGCGACTTCGCGCAATGGCACGCGCAATGGCTCGAAGGCCCCGCCTTCGACAAGCAGCTCGCCTTCTGGCGCGAGCGCCTGGGCAGTGTGGCCGAAACGCGCGCGCTCCCCTCCGATCATCCGCGTCGCCCCGGCATGTCCGGCGTCGGTCGCACGGAATGGATCCGCACCGACAAGGCGCTCACCGATGCGCTGCACGCCGTGGGCAAGCAGGTCGATGCCACGCTCAACATGACCCTGCTCGCGCTGTACTACGTGCTGCTCAGCGGCATGGACGGCCAGCGTGAACTGGTGGTCGGCACGCCGGTGCGTGGCCGCAACCAGACCGAGGTCGAATCGGTGATGGGTTACTTCAACAACTTGCTCCCGCTCCATGTGACGGTCGATCCGTCGCGCAGCTTCCTGGACACCATCCGGCAGGTGAAGGCGCTGGCCATCGAGAGCTTCGGCTACCCGGATGTTCCGCTCGAATACCTGCAACGCGAGCTGCGCACCGGCCACGGCAATGGCGCCGTGCTCTACCAGGCGTTGTTCTCGTTCCAGGACGCGCGCCAGCGCATCGTCGACTGGGGTGGCCTGCAGCATGAGCAGATCCTGCTGTTCCAGAGCGGCGCCACGGAAGATCTCGGCTTGTGGTTCCTTGAGAACAACAAGGGCATGGTCGGCGGCGTCACCTACAACGCCGACATCCTGGAGACCGCGACGGCCCAATGGTTGCGTGATCGCTACGTCGACCTGATGGCGCGCGTCGCCG